The sequence CCGCCCCCTGGGCCCCGCCCCGCCCCCTCCCCACCCCTCCATCGACTTTCGGCCCTCGGCGGCAGCTGTCACATCGACCGGCCTCCGGCCCTCGGCGGCAGCTGCCGCATCGGCCTCCGGGCCTCGGCGACAGATGTCACATCGGCCTCCGGACCTCGGAGGCTGCCACCAGGGGCGCTTCGCGCTGGCGGCAGATGCCCGAGCCCCGGGGAGCCCCCGGTGGGACGCGCCCCCGGTGCTTCTCGCCCCTCTCCGGCTCCTTCCCGGCTCCTCCCCGGCTCCTCTCCCGTTCTAGTTCTTCTCGATCACATGCCGCTGGGCGAAGTCGAGCTCCAGGCGGACCTGCTTGATGCGCTCCTCCACGACCAGGGAGCCGTGGCCGGCGTCGTAGCGGTAGACCTCGTGCGGATGGCCGCGGTCCTCCAGCCGCTGGACGTAGTTCTCCACCTGCTGGATCGGGCAGCGTGGGTCGTTGACGCCCGCGGAGATGTAGACCGGTGCCCGCACCGCGTCCACATAGGTCAGCGGCGAGGACGCCTCGAAGCGTTCCGGGACCTCCTCGGGGGTGCCGCCCAGCAGGGTCCGGTCCATCGCCTTGAGGGCTTCCATCTCGTCGTTGTACGCCGTGACGTAGTCCGCGACGGGGACCGCCGCCAGGCCCACTGCCCAGGCTTCCGGCTGGGTGCCGAGTCCCAGCAGGGTCAGGTAGCCGCCCCATGAGCCGCCCGAGAGCACCAGCCGCTCCGGATCCGCCAGGCCGGACGAGACCGCCCACTCGCGGACCGCGGCGATGTCCTCCAGCTCGATCAGCCCGACGCGATGCTTGAGCGCATCGGTCCAGGCGCGGCCGTAGCCGGTCGAGCCGCGGTAATTGACGCGCACGACCGCGAAGCCGTGGTCCACCCAGGCCGCGGGGGACGAGGCGAAGGCGTCGCTGTCGTGCCAGGTCGGGCCGCCGTGTATGTCGAAGACCGTCGGGAAGGGGCCTTCGCCCGCCGGCTGCTGTACCAGCGCATGGATACGGCCACCGGGGCCCTCCACCCATACGTCCTGCACGGGAACCGACGCGGGTGCCTTCCTACCGGGCGGGTCCAGCACGACCTTGCCGCTCGTCGAACGCACCTCTGGGGGCTGCGCCGCCGACGACCACAGGAACTCCACCGTTCCGTCCGGCCGCGCCGTCGCACCCGAGACCGAGCCGGCCGGGGTCTCGACCCGCGTCAGCCGGGGACGGCCGGGCGCGGCAGCCGCGTCGGTGGCGTCGGCCGGAGCGCCGGTGCCGGCCGGCCGGACCAGCTCGTAGCGCCACAGCTCGCTGCGTGCCTGGTACTCGTGCTCCACCAGCAGCGCCGACCCGTCGGGATACCAGTCGGCACCCACGTCTCCGGGCAGGTCGATCTCCAGGGCGGTCTCCGTCCCGGTCAGCGGATCCCAGATCATCGGCTCCCAGCGGCCCCGCCGCTGGTGCCCCACCAGCAGCCGGGCATCCCCGTCCACCGGTGCGAAACCCATCACCGACAGGCCCAGCTCCTCGGTCCCGCCCTTGGTGTCGTCCAGCTCCGCGACCGTGGACCCGTCGGGCCGTACGACGCGGATCGCGGAGTGCATCGCATCGCCGTGTTCGGTGTGCTCGAGGGCGATCAGCGAGCCGTCGTGCGAGAGATCGCCGACGCCCGCCGACTCGCGGTGCCGGTAGATCTCCACCGGCGCCTCACCCGGCCGTACGACGTGGACCGTCGAGCCCTCCTCGTCCGTGGAGCACCCGATGACCGCCGTTCCGTCCCGGCCGATCGCCAGCCCTCCCGGATACGAGGCGGCGAGTCCCGGGGTGGCCGGCTCATCCGGGCCGCCGGCGAACGGCTGCCGCATCCAGACGCCGAACTCGTCCCCGTCGGTGTCCGAGAACCACCAGATCCACTGGCCGTCCGGCGACAGCGTCCCGTCGGTCGTGCCGTTCGGCCGGTCCGTGGCCTGCCGTTGGCTGCCGGTTGCCCGGTCCCAGGCGTACAGCTCGAAGGTGCCGGTGGCGTTCGAGACGAACAGGGAGCGGTCCGGGGCGTCCTCGGCCCAGTCCGGCAGCCCGATCCGCGGCGCACGGAAGCGCTTCTCCCAGTCCGGCATCGCGGCATCCGCGCCCCGGGTATCCGCCGCGCCCGACGGGCCCGCCGCGCTCACCGAGTCATTCGAGTCCTTCGGCGCACCGTCCGTCACCGCTATCGCGTCGGACGAGGCCGTCCCCGTCACGGCTGTGGGGTGGGTGGCAGCCGTTGGCGCGTGTGAAGAGTGCGAAGGGTCCGGAGCGGTGGCGTGGCCTGGATCTGCGGTCGTCTCGTCAGTCATGGGCCCATTCTGCGCCCGGCGCCGGAAATCCGTTGGCGAGGGCCACAAGCCTGTGGATAACTTCGCTATATGCGAAGAAACGCCGGTCCCGACGACTGGTGGGAGGCCAACCGCGCGATGTGGGACGAGCGCGTCGCCCTCCACACCGTGAGCGATTTTTACGACCAGGACGGATTCCGCAGGGCGCGCGACGTGCTCCGTGATTTCGAGGTTGCGGAGGTCGGGGACGTCAACGGGCGGTCCCTCCTGCACCTCCAGTGCCATTTCGGCCAGGACACCCTCTCCTGGGCCCATCGTGGTGCGGCCCGGGTCGTCGGCCTGGACTTCTCCGAACCCGCCATCGACGCCGCCCGTGAGCTGGCCGCAGAGCTCGGCTACGGCCCGGACCGTGCCGCGTTCGTCGCCGCCGACGTCTATGACGCCGCCGAGGCCGTCCCCGACACCGCGTACGACATCGTCTACACCGGCATCGGCGCCCTGAACTGGCTTCCTGACCTGGAGCGCTGGGCCGACACCGCCGCCTCCCTCGTCGCTCCCGGCGGCTTCCTCTACCTTGCCGAATTCCACCCGCTGTGCGACGCCCTGGACGACGAGACCGGATCGCGCCTCGTCCACGACTACTTCAGCCGCGATGCATGGGTGGACGAAACCCCCGGTACCTACGTGGATTTCGGCGCACCGACGGTCAATAACCGCAGCGTCGAATGGCAGCACCCGCTCGGCGACGTCGTCTCGGCCCTGGCCGGCACGGGCCTGCGCATCGACTTCCTGCACGAGCACGACATGACGATGTTCCAGCGCTTCGCCGCCCTGCGACGTGACGGCGACGGCTATCACCGGTTCCCCGGCGACCGCCCCCGCGTCCCCCTCATGTACTCGCTGAAGGCAAGCCGTACGCGCTGACGGCAGCCGGCCGGCCAGGCCCCGCGGCAGGCCCAGCGGCCTGCCGCGAGAGCTGTGCTCACCCCAGCCGCACCGGCAGCGCGTTCAGCCGCCAGTTGCCCGGCAGGGGCGTCCGCTCCAGGTGTTCCGGTGCGACGCCCAGCGACAGCTTCGGGTAGTGCGCGAGCAGTTTGCCGAAGGCGACTTCGCCCTCCTGTTTGGCGAGTGTGGCGCCCAGGCAGTAGTGCGCTCCGTGGCCGAAGCCCACATGGTTCTCGGCATGGCCCGCGGGGTGGCGGGTCAGGTCGAGGCGGTCGGGGTCGGTGTAGTGGCGCGGGTCGAAGTTCGCCGACACCAGGATGAGTTGGACGGCCTCGCCCCGGCGGATCGTGGTGCCGGCCAGGTCGACGTCGGCGCCGGCGTAGCGCAGCTGGGTCATCTGCACCGGCCCGCACCAGCGCATCAGCTCGTGCACGGCGCGGGGGAGCAGGGCCGGGTCGTCCTGGAGCAGGCGCCGCTGGTCGGGATGGGTGAGCAGCGCCGCCGTGCCGTTGCTGATGAGGTGGGCGGTGGTCTCGTGACCGGCGAGGACGAGCGTGAGGATCAGGGTGACCATCTCGACGTCGCTGAGCCGGCCCCCGTCGTCGTCATGAGTGCGGATCAGCTCGCTGAGCAGATCGTCGGTGAGCGCGCCGCGCCGCTCCCTGACCATCTGGTGGATGTGCTCGATCATCGGCGGGAACGAGGTGCTGAGCCGGTCGGGCTCCATCGAGACGAGGTCGGTACCCCACTTCCGCCACTGCGGGCGGTCCGCCTCGGGTATGCCGACCAGTTCGCAGATGACGGTGATCGGCAGCGGGTAGGCGAAGTGCTGGATGAGATCGACGACGCCGTCCTCGGCGTGCTCGGGCAGCCGGGCCAGCAGTGCGTCGGCGATCTGCTCGACCCGCGGCCGCAGGTCGGTGATCTTGCGGGCCGTGAAGGCCCGCGACACCAGGCGGCGCAGCCGGGTGTGATCGGGGGCGTCGTAGTTGAGGATCGATCCGAGCAGGTAGGGGCGGAGGTGTTCGGGGAGGCCCAGCATGTCGATCAGCCTGGTCAGCGGGTTGTCCTCGGCCGCGTGCCCCAGGGACGGCGCGGCCGGGTTGTTCACGAACCGCTGGTCGCGCAGGACTTGGCGGACCTCCTCGAACCGCGTCACCAACCAGACGGGTGAGTCGTCCATGAAGCGGCCGCGTACGACCGGGCCCTGCTCACGCAGCGCGCCGTAGCCGGCGAACGGGTCGGTGATCAGCGCCGGGTCCATCACATTCGGCTCGCCCGGGTGTTTCCCGACGTGTGCGGCGAACGGTGAGGTGGGTAATGCCGACATCTTTCGTTCTCCTCCGGGTTGGGAGTCGGTCTGGGAGTCGGTCTGGCCGGGGGTCGGTCTGGCCGGGGGTTCGCTCGGGTGGTGAGGGGGCGGCCATGGGGCACGCCCCGAAACGGACCGGCGGACCGGCCGCGCTTCGGCCCTGCCCGCGCCGCCGTGGCAGCCGGATCAGTCGCGTACCTGCCGGCGGATCTCGCGCAGGGTGAGTTCCCCGAACTGTTCGTAGAGCGCGATGATCTCCGGCGCCGCTGCGGCCGCGGCCTTCTGCCCGCCGGGGGTCTCCAGCGCGCCGCGGACCGTTCGGGCGAGTATGTCGGCGCGTACCTCTGGGGCGACGGGGGCCCTGCCGGCGAGCAGGGCCTCGCCCGTGAAGAAGCCGGTGGCCATGGCCATCAGGGCGTACTGCTGGTGGTGCACCTCGAGGTCGTCGTGCACCAGGCCGTGTCCGCGCAGCACTTCGAGATGACGGCACAGCATCCGGTCGCCTTCGGCTATCAGCTCGGTGAGTTCCTTCTTCGCGGTGTCGTTGAGCCGGCCGAGGATGTCGGCATCGTCGGTGTATACGGCCCGCAGCACCGGATCGTTCAGGGAGTCGCAGAAGAGCCCGCGCAGCATCCGGCTCGGCAGGATCTCCAGCGGATCGGCGCGCATGCGCTCCAACTGCCGGTGATGGTTGCGGAACTGGCTCTGCAGGACGACGGCGAGGAACAGCGCGTCCTTGGTCTTCCAGTGGAGGTAGACCGTGCCCTTGCCGACCTTGGCGCGCCGGGCGATCTCGTCGATCGTCACCCGCTCGTAGCCCCAGGCGAGGAGCAGGCCCCCGGCCACGTCGAGGATGCGTGTACGACGCTCCACCCGGTCCACGGTCAGTCCCCCTCTGACTCCGTGACCAGATTTCATATCTGGTCACGGAGTCAACGCTAGATTCGCCGGATCGGCGGGAAAAGCCCTATTCCGGCCAGGAGTTGGCCGGATGGGTCTTCGTGTGTGCCGGGGTGAGGTGACGTCAGGTGTTAGAACACTCTCAAAACGGGGTGGCCCGACGCTGTGGGGCGCAGTGCGCCAGGCCGCGCGAGGTGTGCCCGAGAACGGCTGTGACCTGGTCATATGCGCGCGGATCGCGGGAGTGTGGGCGGTGGCGTGCGGCCCTGTCAAGGTGACGAGAGATGTTCGAAGTTACCCACTGCTGAGGGTGACTGGTGAGTACACTCGCCGACCATGTGTGAGGCCAGCCGGAACACAAAACGGCAAAATATACCCCTTTCTCAGCCATGTGCCGACGCTTCGGTCTGGCAGGGAAAGGCCGTGCGGAACCCGGCCGCCGCTGTCGGATGCGCTCCCCGGTGGGCGTTCGCCGCCGGCGACGGGCGGGTTCCGACCGGGCGAGTGGCCGTGACGGGCAGATCGGCCAAGGCCTCGGCCTCCGAGGGCCGCACGCCGTTTCCTGTCCCCGTCACGGCGGCCGCCCCGACGGTCACCGCCGGCACCCGCAGCGCCTGCACTACCCCCACATCCCCCACCCCCACACCCCCCATGACCCCCACATTTGGCATCACCCCCCACATTCCCCCACACCCCCACACCCCCACACTCCCCAACACCCCCACCGCCGCCCCGCTCTCAAGACACCCCACCCCGGCCGCGCCCGAGACCGTCACGGGCGCGACATGAGGGGCCGGGCCAACCGGCGCAGGCATGCCCAGTCCCGGGATCCGCGCGGCCATTGGCTGCTGCTGAGCCTTGTGCTGCCCCTGGTGTTCGGTGCCCTGCTCTTCGAGGGCTGGACCACCCATGAGGTGGACGCCGCCAAGGTCCGCAGCGACTGCACCCAGCCGGTGCCGCCGGCGGTGGAGAAGGGCGGCCCGGTGGTGGATCTTCGCGGCGGCACCGTGAAGACCGCCGGGATGCCGGCCCGTACGGTGGCGCTCACCTACGACGGCGGACCCGACCCGGTGTGGACGCCGCGGCTGCTCGACCTGCTGCGCGAGCACCATGTCCACGCCACCTTCTTCCTGTACGGCGCCAAGGCCGCCCAACACCCGGACCTGGTACGGCGGATCAGGGACGAGGGCCATGAGATCGGCTCGAACACCTACACCGGCGCGGTCATGGGCGAGGCATCGCCCCTGCGTGCCCGGATGGAGCTCTCGCTCACGCAGAAGGCGCTGGCCGGCACGGCGGGCATCCACACCAGGCTGCTGCGGCTGCCGCAGACCACCGCGGCGGACACCATGTGCGGCGCGGAGTGGAAGGCGGCCAAGAAGGCGAGCGCGGAGGGCTACACACTGGTCGCCGCCGACCGGTGGTACCGCAAGCCGGCGCAGGGCCTCATCCGGCAGTTCAGCCAGAACGACACCGCCTACAAGGACACCGAGCGGCTGCTCGCCAACCGGAACGTCGACAAATTCACCACCGTGACGGCCGGGGCCAGGCTGCCCCCGGCCGAGAAGACGGTCTCCGGTACCGAACGAGCGGTGGGCACGGCCCTGGTCTGGGTCAAGGTCGCCGGCTACACCTTCGTGCACGGCATGACCTGGGTGCTGGGCATCGCCGGCACCCTGGGTGTGCTGCGGCTGGTGTCCCTCGTCGTCTTCGCCCGGACGCACGTCCGGCGGCTGACCCGCTTCCGTCCAGGATCCCCCTGGCTAAGGGAGGTCGCCGATCCGGTGACGGTGCTCGTGCCCGCGTACAACGAAGAGGCGGGCATCGAGTCCACCGTCCGTTCGCTGCTCGCCTCCACCTACGTGGAGATGCAGATCATCGTGATCGACGACGGGTCGACGGACGACACGGCGGAGATCGCCGTCCGGATCGGAGACCCCCGCGTGGAGGTGATCCGCCAGTACAACGCGGGCAAGGCGGCAGCCCTCAACACCGGCCTGGCGCATGCCCGGTACGAGATCGTGGTCATGGTCGACGCCGACACGGTCTTCGAGCCCGATGCCGTCTACCGGCTGATCCAGCCGCTCGCGCACCCGGCGGTGGGTGCGGTCAGCGGCAACACCAAGGTCGGCAACCGCGGCCGGCTGCTGGGCCAGTGGCAGCACCTGGAGTACGTCTTCGGGTTCAACCTCGACCGGCGGATGTTCGAGGTCCTGGAGTGCATGCCGACCGTCCCCGGCGCCATCGGGGCCTTCCGCCGGGATGCACTGATGGGCGTCGGCGGCGTCAGCGAGGACACCCTCGCCGAGGACACCGACCTGACGATGGCCCTGTGGCAGGCGGGCTGGCGGGTGGTCTACGAGGAGTCCGCGATCGCCTGGACCGAGGTGCCCACCTCGCTGCGGCAGCTGTGGCGGCAGCGCTACCGCTGGTGCTACGGCACGATCCAGGCGATGTGGAAGCACCGCCGTGCCGTCATCGAAGTGGGCCCGTCGGGGCGCTTCGGACGGCGCGGGCTGAGCTACCTCGCGCTCTTCCAGGTCGCCCTGCCGCTGCTCGCGCCGGTCGTCGACGTCTTCGCCCTGTACGCGGCGCTGTTCCGCGGCCCGGTGCTCGCGGCCACCGTGTGGTTCGGCTTCCTCGGGATCCAACTGGCCTGCGCCTGGTACGCGTTGAAGCTCGACCGGGAGCCGGTGAAGTCGCTGTGGACGATGCCGTTGCAGCTCTTCGTCTACCGGCAGCTGATGTACCTGGTGGTCATCCAGTCCGTGGTGGCCTTCCTGCTCGGCACCCGCCTGAAGTGGCAGCGCATGCAGCGTTCCGGCACCGCGGCCCAGCAGATCGGCCAACCGGTCGCGTACCAGGGCCTGACGTCGAGATGACCCCGTAACGGGCCCTTAGGGGCGTCCGTACGGCCGTGTGCCGTGCGGACGCCCCGGGCGCCGGCAACAGCCGGCTGCCGGCCCGGTCCCGCACCTCCCGCTCGTTTGTGCAGATCCGAGCCCTCTGTGGTGAAGAGGACATGACATTGGAGACTTCCGCGCATGACTGACTGGCTGGACAGGCCGCCCGAAACCTGGCGCGGCGGCGAAACGGAGACGACGTACCCCGGCCACGGGCAGGTGTGGCTCCCGGAGGAGCAGCACCCGCCCCAGATGTATCCGCCCCAGGAGCCTCTGTTCCAGGAGCCTGTGCCCCAGGGGCCTACGCCCCAGATGTATCCGCCGCAGGGGCCTACGCCCCAGATGTATCCGCCGCAGGGGCCTACGCCCCAGATGCACCCCCCGCAGGAGCCTCCGCCGCAGATGCACTGGCCCCGGATGGACCCGGCAGGCCCCGTGAACAGCCCGCTGCCCGACGTCCGGGCGCCCGCACCGGCGCCGGTGCCCCCGGTCCGGCGCGACGCACGCGGCGGGAACGAGGGGCGCGCGGTCCGGCCCGGCCGCGTGGGCCCCGGCGCCGGCCCCCCGGGCCCCGAAGCCGGGCGTGCGGGCCGCGGCCGGCGCGCCGCCCGCCGTTCCCCGCGCCGCCGCCGGGTCAGGCGGACGGCGATCCTGTTGGTGACCGTGCTGCTCTCCGGCTCCCTCGGCACCTACGTCTGGGCCGACACGCAGCTCAACCGCGAGGTCGACCTGGACAAGATCGCGGACCGGATGCCGCCGGGCCGGGGGACCAACTACCTGATCGTGGGCTCCGACAGCCGGGTGGGCCTTTCCGACCGGGCCAAGAAGGACCTGCACACCGGCGGTTCGGCCGACGCGGGCCGCCGCACCGACTCGATGATCCTGCTGCACACCGGCGCCCACGGCACCACGATGGTGAGCCTGCCGCGCGACTCGTGGGTGACCATCCCGCCGTACATCCGCCCCGACACCGGCAAGCACTACCGCGCGGCGAAGAACAAGCTCAACGCGGCGTTCTCGTTCGGCGGCCCCGATCTGCTCGTCCAGACCATCGAGCGCAACACGGGCGTGCACATCGACCACTACACGGAGATCGGGTTCGCCGGTTTCGTGGGCATCGTCAACGCCATCGGCGGTGTGCCGATCTGCCTGGACCGCGACGTCAGGGACAAGAAGTCGGGCGCGAACCTCAAGAAGGGCTGCCAGACCCTCGACGGCCGTACGGCACTGGCATTCGTCCGCCAGCGCCACCAGGAGGCCCAGGGCGACCTCGGCCGGAGCCAGAACCAGCAGAAGTTCCTGGCCGCCCTCGCCCGCAAGGCCGCCACGCCCGGCATCCTGCTCGACCCGGCCAAGGTCTATCCGACCATGAGCGCGGGCCTGGGCACGCTCATCGTCGACAAGGACACCGGCCTGACCAACCTCACCTCGCTGTTCAAGGCGATGAAGGGCGTCACGGCGGGCGACGGCAAGCGGCTCAACGTCCCCGTGTCGAACCTCAACCTCCGCACCTCCAAGGGCAGCGCCGTGCAGTGGAACGAGGCGAAGGCGAAGGAGCTCTTCACCGAGATGAACGACGACCGTCCGGTGACGGTCGGGGAGAAGGGCTGAGCCACCGCGAACGGGCCTTCGGCCGGTCGGCCCCGCGGTCGGTCCCGCGGGGCCTCGGCCCGCCGGAGGCCCGTTCGCCGCGCGGCTAGCGGAACAGGCCCAGCGCGCCGTCGAGCGACCAGCACTGCCAGCTCATGGCGAGCAGCCCCGTGAGGGAGATCAGCGCCATCATCAGGTTCTGCCCCTGCTCCGCCCAGTCGTGGATCATCAGCACGAGATAGATCAGGTTGAGCACCGCCCCGCAGACCAGGGCCACCGGCGTCAGGAAGCCCACGACGAGCCCGAGGCCGAGAGCCAGCTCCGCGTAGGCGACGAGGTACGCCATCGGCCGGGGGCGGGGCTTCACCCAGCGGTCGAAGCCCGTACGGACCGCGGACCACCGGTGCTTGGCCGCGATGCCGGCCGCCCAGGTGATGCCGCCGCCGGTGAACCAGGTCTTCTTGTCCTTGTGGCGCCAGCTCTCCAGCCACCACAGCCCGAGGCCGATACGGAGGACGGCGAACCACTCGGCACCGCTGAGCCAGATCGTTTGCATGCTGTCCCCTCGCTGCTCATCCGCTGAACTGACGATGTGTCAGTTCAGCGGACGGGACGCCACCGCGCAAGGGGGTGGAGTTTGCCCTCTCGCCTTGTCGCCGCACCGGGGAGCCCATAACCTCGAAACTGATGGATCGTCAGATATGGGTCCGGCATGAGCCACCGGCGGGCAGTTGGGGGTACAGCGTGATCAGCAACGAGAGCGGCACGGCGGAGCTTCCCAGGGTCATCAGCGTGGACGATCACGTGATCGAGCCCGCGCACCTCTTCGAGACCTGGCTTCCGAAGAAGTACCAGGACAGGGGGCCGAAGCCGTTCACCGCCGGCATCGGCGGGCTGGAGTACGTCGGCGGGAAGTACCGGTTCACCACGGACCCGGAGGGCCAGCTCACCGACTGGTGGGAGTACGAGGGCCTGATCTTCCCGTACAAGCGCATCATCGCCGCCGTGGGCTTCTCCCGCGACGAGATGACGCTGGACGGGATCACCCGGGAGCAGATGCGGCGCGGGTGCTGGGACCCGAAGGCGCGGCTGGCGGACATGGACGTCAACCATGTCGAGGCGTCGCTCTGCTTCCCGACCTTCCCGCGCTTTTGCGGGCAGACCTTCGCCGAGGCCGGGGACAAGGAGGTCGGGCTCGCGTGCGTCCGGGCGTACAACGACTGGATGGTGGAGGAGTGGTGCGGGGACAGCGGCGGGCGGCTGATTCCGCTGTGCCTGATCCCGCTGTGGGACGTCGGGCTGGCCGTCGCCGAGATCCGGCGCAACGCCGCCCGCGGGGTGCGGGCGGTGACCTTCAGCGAGATCCCCACCTACCTGGGGCTGCCGTCCATCCACTGTGGGTACTGGGACCCGTTCTTCGCCGCGTGCGAGGAGACCGGAACCGTCGTGAACATGCACATCGGCTCGTCGTCGCAGATGCCGGCCGCCTCACCGGACGCACCGCCCGCCGTGCAGGCCTCCCTGAGCTTCAACAACGCGATGGCCTCGATGATGGACTTCCTGTTCAGCGGCGTCCTCGTGAAGTTCCCCCGGCTGAAGCTGGCCTACAGCGAGGGCCAGATGGGGTGGATCCCGTACGCCCTGGAGCGCGCCGATGACGTCTGGGAGGAGCACCGGGCGTGGGGCGGGGTCAAGGACCTGATCCCCGAGCCGCCGTCGTCGTACTACTACCGGCAGATCTTCTGCTGTTTCTTCCGCGACCGGCACGGCATCGAGGCGATCGAGACGGTGGGGGTCGACAACGCGACCTTCGAGACCGACTACCCGCACGTCGACTCGACCTGGCCGCATACGAAGGAGGTGGCCGCCGAGCACGTGGCGGGGCTGCCGGCGGAGGTGACGTACAAGATCCTGAGGGGGAACGCCATCCGGATGCTGGACCTCCCGTTCGACCGGGAGCAACGGGCCTGAGGGGAAGGCCGGGCGGCACTCACCACCTTTCCAGGGGCGTGACGAACAGCATTTCCGTGCGGTCGCCGGGCAGGATGACGTCGGCGACGCCCACGATCCGGTCGTTGACGTCGATCGAGGTCTTCCGGAGTACGAGCACCGAGGTCCCGGGCGGCAGTTCCAGCTCCGCCGCCTCTTCGGGGGCCGGCGGGCGGGCGGTGACGTGCTCCTCGACCCGGCCCAGCTCGATGCCGAGGGTGTAGAGCTGGGCCTGCGACCCGCCCGGCCAGGGCTCCTTGGTCTCGTCCAGCAGGTCGGGATTCTTCGCGATCATGTCGCGGACGAGGTACGAGGTCATCAGGCTGAAGGGCGCGCTCTCGGCGACGTACCGCGTTCGGTAACGGCGTTCGAGGAGGGGAGTGCCTTCCGGCAGGTCGAAGGCCCGCGCCAGCTCCTCGTCCGCCTCCCGCTCGCGGTACGACGCGTGAAAGACCAGGTCCTCGACGTGCAGACCGGTGTCCCGCTCGGTGGCGCCGGTCCGGGCCCGTTCCGCCAGCGGCTCGCGCGCCCGGCTCTTCTCCCACTGGTGGCTGAGGTTCGTGCGCACGGCAACGGTGCGCGGGCGCCGGACGACGTTGCCGCGCCCGCGCTGCTTCTCGATGAGGCCTTCGTCGCAAAGGAACCGGAGAGCGGCCCGGACGGCCGGCACGCTGCGCCCGAACTCCTCGGCGAGCTCCGCCTCCGGGGGCAGATGGTCGCCGGGCTTCCACCGGCCCGCCCGGACGGCCTGCCGGAGCTGGTCCGTGATCCGCTCGTACGCCACTGCCATGCGTGCTCACCGTTCCGTCGCTCGGCGCCCGGCCGGGCCGGCCGTCCCGACGGCGCCACCTTATGACTCGGCATGAGCCGTTGACGTGCCGGAAGCGTCCGCATGGCCGAAGCCCGCGCTCGCTGCCGGCGACGTCTTCCGGGGCGGCGCGGCGGCAACGGCGAACCCGGCTCAGGGACGGCGCGGAGGCGCGAAGAAGGGGGAAGGGCATGTCCGCGTTTCACACCGGACATGAAAATGCCCGACCGCTGGCGACGGGGGATGCACCAGCGGTCGGACTGTAGTCAAGATTAACAAGGCTCCTTGCACGGCGGAGCGAATTACCCTGACACAATGCGGGGGTGTGATCGGGATCACGTTCCCCGGTCCGTCGCGGGGGCGGAACGTCAGGGGGCCCAGGGTGGTCCGGAGGCTTCCCGTCCGGCGCCCGGACGAGAGGCCCGGGTGGGCCGTTGGCTGTGATGCCCGGTCACTCGTCGCACGAGGGCGTGTACGAGAGGCGGGGCAGATACTCCTGCCACTTCTGCGGGGTCAGAACGCCCCGGGTGGTTGCGCAGATGCGGCGTATCGCCGCATGGGCGTCCAGATCCCACAGCCGGACCGTATCGGCGCCGCTCGACACTCCGAGGATGTGGCTTCTGGGCCGGAAGGCAAGGAAATTGCCCGTCTTGGCGTGGGGGCTGATGGACTCCCCGATGGGAGTGGCCCTGGAAGGGTGGGTGACGTTCCAGAGCCGGACCATGTCGTCGTTGCCGCCGCTCGCCAGGATGCGGCCGTCCTGGCTGAAGGTCACCGACGCGATCGCTTCGGTGTGGCCGGTGAGGGTGGAGAGATGGGTGGCTTTGCGGGGGTCGGTGA is a genomic window of Streptomyces sp. Edi2 containing:
- a CDS encoding bifunctional polysaccharide deacetylase/glycosyltransferase family 2 protein gives rise to the protein MRGRANRRRHAQSRDPRGHWLLLSLVLPLVFGALLFEGWTTHEVDAAKVRSDCTQPVPPAVEKGGPVVDLRGGTVKTAGMPARTVALTYDGGPDPVWTPRLLDLLREHHVHATFFLYGAKAAQHPDLVRRIRDEGHEIGSNTYTGAVMGEASPLRARMELSLTQKALAGTAGIHTRLLRLPQTTAADTMCGAEWKAAKKASAEGYTLVAADRWYRKPAQGLIRQFSQNDTAYKDTERLLANRNVDKFTTVTAGARLPPAEKTVSGTERAVGTALVWVKVAGYTFVHGMTWVLGIAGTLGVLRLVSLVVFARTHVRRLTRFRPGSPWLREVADPVTVLVPAYNEEAGIESTVRSLLASTYVEMQIIVIDDGSTDDTAEIAVRIGDPRVEVIRQYNAGKAAALNTGLAHARYEIVVMVDADTVFEPDAVYRLIQPLAHPAVGAVSGNTKVGNRGRLLGQWQHLEYVFGFNLDRRMFEVLECMPTVPGAIGAFRRDALMGVGGVSEDTLAEDTDLTMALWQAGWRVVYEESAIAWTEVPTSLRQLWRQRYRWCYGTIQAMWKHRRAVIEVGPSGRFGRRGLSYLALFQVALPLLAPVVDVFALYAALFRGPVLAATVWFGFLGIQLACAWYALKLDREPVKSLWTMPLQLFVYRQLMYLVVIQSVVAFLLGTRLKWQRMQRSGTAAQQIGQPVAYQGLTSR
- a CDS encoding LCP family protein, encoding MTDWLDRPPETWRGGETETTYPGHGQVWLPEEQHPPQMYPPQEPLFQEPVPQGPTPQMYPPQGPTPQMYPPQGPTPQMHPPQEPPPQMHWPRMDPAGPVNSPLPDVRAPAPAPVPPVRRDARGGNEGRAVRPGRVGPGAGPPGPEAGRAGRGRRAARRSPRRRRVRRTAILLVTVLLSGSLGTYVWADTQLNREVDLDKIADRMPPGRGTNYLIVGSDSRVGLSDRAKKDLHTGGSADAGRRTDSMILLHTGAHGTTMVSLPRDSWVTIPPYIRPDTGKHYRAAKNKLNAAFSFGGPDLLVQTIERNTGVHIDHYTEIGFAGFVGIVNAIGGVPICLDRDVRDKKSGANLKKGCQTLDGRTALAFVRQRHQEAQGDLGRSQNQQKFLAALARKAATPGILLDPAKVYPTMSAGLGTLIVDKDTGLTNLTSLFKAMKGVTAGDGKRLNVPVSNLNLRTSKGSAVQWNEAKAKELFTEMNDDRPVTVGEKG
- a CDS encoding DoxX family membrane protein gives rise to the protein MQTIWLSGAEWFAVLRIGLGLWWLESWRHKDKKTWFTGGGITWAAGIAAKHRWSAVRTGFDRWVKPRPRPMAYLVAYAELALGLGLVVGFLTPVALVCGAVLNLIYLVLMIHDWAEQGQNLMMALISLTGLLAMSWQCWSLDGALGLFR
- a CDS encoding amidohydrolase family protein, with product MISNESGTAELPRVISVDDHVIEPAHLFETWLPKKYQDRGPKPFTAGIGGLEYVGGKYRFTTDPEGQLTDWWEYEGLIFPYKRIIAAVGFSRDEMTLDGITREQMRRGCWDPKARLADMDVNHVEASLCFPTFPRFCGQTFAEAGDKEVGLACVRAYNDWMVEEWCGDSGGRLIPLCLIPLWDVGLAVAEIRRNAARGVRAVTFSEIPTYLGLPSIHCGYWDPFFAACEETGTVVNMHIGSSSQMPAASPDAPPAVQASLSFNNAMASMMDFLFSGVLVKFPRLKLAYSEGQMGWIPYALERADDVWEEHRAWGGVKDLIPEPPSSYYYRQIFCCFFRDRHGIEAIETVGVDNATFETDYPHVDSTWPHTKEVAAEHVAGLPAEVTYKILRGNAIRMLDLPFDREQRA
- a CDS encoding GntR family transcriptional regulator, whose protein sequence is MAVAYERITDQLRQAVRAGRWKPGDHLPPEAELAEEFGRSVPAVRAALRFLCDEGLIEKQRGRGNVVRRPRTVAVRTNLSHQWEKSRAREPLAERARTGATERDTGLHVEDLVFHASYREREADEELARAFDLPEGTPLLERRYRTRYVAESAPFSLMTSYLVRDMIAKNPDLLDETKEPWPGGSQAQLYTLGIELGRVEEHVTARPPAPEEAAELELPPGTSVLVLRKTSIDVNDRIVGVADVILPGDRTEMLFVTPLERW